The following are encoded together in the Cicer arietinum cultivar CDC Frontier isolate Library 1 chromosome 2, Cicar.CDCFrontier_v2.0, whole genome shotgun sequence genome:
- the LOC101498554 gene encoding uncharacterized protein, with protein MEKQLHEESAMDSFVCPSFSTYSTNNVNDIADQVTQENDTSHSQNDTNQNDNDDFEFVAFRKSSDEIFFDSNRYISATHDGFPIFNRDISGRWNSDAAEIRISFEKLLIGDEKKSGESRDSQSSSSSEVGGDLLAVSPDMYCLWTPKSPAVSPMTSPMASPSKCNKSNSTGSSSNSSSSKRWKFLSLLRRSKSDGKESLIMLNSSLGFKKGEKEKNSKEHSDKSKIPNVAGKQIPVTVKKVPAPLPAIEAYYGRKKETRRKSYLPYKQELVGFGVDFNAFGRSFAFHS; from the coding sequence ATGGAAAAACAACTACACGAAGAAAGTGCAATGGACTCGTTCGTGTGTCCAAGTTTCAGCACTTATTCTACTAATAACGTAAACGACATTGCGGATCAAGTCACACAAGAAAACGACACCTCACACTCTCAAAACGACACCAACCAAAACGACAACGACGATTTCGAATTCGTCGCGTTTCGTAAGTCTTCAGATGAAATTTTCTTCGATAGTAACCGCTACATCTCCGCGACTCACGACGGTTTCCCGATCTTCAACAGAGATATCAGTGGAAGATGGAATTCCGATGCGGCGGAGATTCGAATTTCGTTTGAGAAATTGTTAATCGGCGACGAGAAGAAGAGTGGCGAATCTCGCGATTCGCAATCGTCGTCTTCGTCGGAAGTCGGTGGCGATCTGCTTGCGGTTTCGCCGGATATGTATTGCTTGTGGACACCGAAATCACCGGCAGTTTCGCCGATGACTTCACCGATGGCTTCTCCGTCGAAATGCAACAAGAGTAATTCGACTGGTTCATCTTCGAATTCGTCTTCTTCGAAGAGATGGAAGTTTCTGAGTTTACTCCGACGAAGTAAAAGTGACGGAAAAGAATCGTTGATTATGTTGAATTCATCATTAGGGTTTAAGAAGGGAGAAAAAGAGAAGAATTCGAAGGAACATTCCGACAAGAGCAAAATTCCTAATGTTGCCGGAAAACAGATTCCGGTGACGGTTAAGAAAGTTCCGGCGCCGTTACCGGCAATTGAAGCGTATTATGGAAGAAAGAAAGAGACGAGGAGAAAATCGTATTTACCGTATAAACAAGAGTTAGTTGGTTTTGGCGTTGATTTCAATGCTTTTGGAAGAAGTTTTGCTTTTCACTCttga
- the LOC101498889 gene encoding carbonic anhydrase 1: MSTSSINGWCLSSLSSAKTSIKKATLRPVVVATLNSSSSSSSSSSSSSFPSLIQDKPVFASSSSPIITPILREEMGKGYEEAIEELQKLLREKNELKATAAEKVEQITAQLGTTSTSDGVPTSEASERIKSGFLHFKKEKYDKNPALYGELAKGQSPPFMVFACSDSRVCPSHVLDFQPGEAFVVRNVANMVPPYDQAKYAGTGSAIEYAVLHLKVSNIVVIGHSACGGIKGLLSFPFDGTYSTDFIEEWVKIGLPAKAKVKSQHGDAPFGELCTHCEKESVNVSLGNLLTYPFVREGLVNKTLALKGGYYDFVKGSFELWGLEFGLSNTFSVKDVATILHWKL; this comes from the exons ATGTCTACCTCTTCCATAAACGGTTGGTGTCTCTCTTCTTTGTCCTCTGCCAAAACTTCTATCAAGAAGGCTACATTGCGCCCCGTTGTCGTTGCAACTCTtaactcttcttcttcttcttcttcttcttcatcttcttcttctttcccTTCTTTGATTCAAGACAAGCCGGTTTtcgcttcttcttcttctcctatCATCACCCCAATTTTG AGAGAAGAAATGGGAAAGGGCTATGAGGAAGCTATTGAAGAACTCCAAAAATTGTTGAG ggagaaaaatgaattgaaagcAACAGCAGCTGAAAAAGTTGAGCAAATAACAGCTCAACTCGGAACAACATCAACATCTGATGGTGTTCCAACATCAGAAGCATCAGAGAGAATCAAATCTGGTTTCCTTCACTTCAAGAAAGAGAAATACGA CAAGAATCCAGCTTTGTATGGTGAACTTGCCAAAGGCCAAAGCCCACCG tttATGGTGTTTGCATGCTCAGACTCAAGAGTGTGTCCATCTCATGTGCTAGATTTCCAGCCAGGGGAAGCTTTTGTGGTTAGAAATGTTGCTAACATGGTTCCACCATATGACCAg GCAAAATATGCTGGAACTGGATCTGCTATTGAGTATGCAGTTCTGCATCTCAAG gtTTCCAACATTGTGGTAATTGGGCACAGTGCTTGTGGTGGTATTAAGGGACTATTGTCTTTTCCATTTGATGGAACATACTCTAC TGATTTCATTGAGGAGTGGGTGAAAATTGGTTTACCAGCAAAAGCAAAGGTGAAATCACAACATGGAGATGCACCTTTTGGAGAGCTATGCACACATTGTGAGAAG GAATCAGTGAATGTTTCACTTGGAAACCTTCTAACATACCCATTTGTGAGAGAGGGTTTGGTGAACAAAACATTGGCATTGAAAGGAGGATACTATGACTTTGTTAAAGGATCTTTTGAGCTTTGGGGACTTGAGTTTGGACTTTCTAACACTTTCTCC GTAAAAGATGTGGCCACGATTCTACATTGGAAGCTATAA
- the LOC101498889 gene encoding carbonic anhydrase 1 isoform X1: MSTSSINGWCLSSLSSAKTSIKKATLRPVVVATLNSSSSSSSSSSSSSFPSLIQDKPVFASSSSPIITPILREEMGKGYEEAIEELQKLLREKNELKATAAEKVEQITAQLGTTSTSDGVPTSEASERIKSGFLHFKKEKYDKNPALYGELAKGQSPPFMVFACSDSRVCPSHVLDFQPGEAFVVRNVANMVPPYDQAKYAGTGSAIEYAVLHLKVSNIVVIGHSACGGIKGLLSFPFDGTYSTDFIEEWVKIGLPAKAKVKSQHGDAPFGELCTHCEKESVNVSLGNLLTYPFVREGLVNKTLALKGGYYDFVKGSFELWGLEFGLSNTFSV; the protein is encoded by the exons ATGTCTACCTCTTCCATAAACGGTTGGTGTCTCTCTTCTTTGTCCTCTGCCAAAACTTCTATCAAGAAGGCTACATTGCGCCCCGTTGTCGTTGCAACTCTtaactcttcttcttcttcttcttcttcttcatcttcttcttctttcccTTCTTTGATTCAAGACAAGCCGGTTTtcgcttcttcttcttctcctatCATCACCCCAATTTTG AGAGAAGAAATGGGAAAGGGCTATGAGGAAGCTATTGAAGAACTCCAAAAATTGTTGAG ggagaaaaatgaattgaaagcAACAGCAGCTGAAAAAGTTGAGCAAATAACAGCTCAACTCGGAACAACATCAACATCTGATGGTGTTCCAACATCAGAAGCATCAGAGAGAATCAAATCTGGTTTCCTTCACTTCAAGAAAGAGAAATACGA CAAGAATCCAGCTTTGTATGGTGAACTTGCCAAAGGCCAAAGCCCACCG tttATGGTGTTTGCATGCTCAGACTCAAGAGTGTGTCCATCTCATGTGCTAGATTTCCAGCCAGGGGAAGCTTTTGTGGTTAGAAATGTTGCTAACATGGTTCCACCATATGACCAg GCAAAATATGCTGGAACTGGATCTGCTATTGAGTATGCAGTTCTGCATCTCAAG gtTTCCAACATTGTGGTAATTGGGCACAGTGCTTGTGGTGGTATTAAGGGACTATTGTCTTTTCCATTTGATGGAACATACTCTAC TGATTTCATTGAGGAGTGGGTGAAAATTGGTTTACCAGCAAAAGCAAAGGTGAAATCACAACATGGAGATGCACCTTTTGGAGAGCTATGCACACATTGTGAGAAG GAATCAGTGAATGTTTCACTTGGAAACCTTCTAACATACCCATTTGTGAGAGAGGGTTTGGTGAACAAAACATTGGCATTGAAAGGAGGATACTATGACTTTGTTAAAGGATCTTTTGAGCTTTGGGGACTTGAGTTTGGACTTTCTAACACTTTCTCCGTATGA
- the LOC101499830 gene encoding protease Do-like 1, chloroplastic: protein MATTSSSSLISTFFFHSSSSFSRSTITKPKSLQFHKPTHLISHPTLFLLQPPSQTPSSLPKLTIPKTCFDSLLIFCTSLALSFTLFISNPDSASAFVVTTPRKLQSDELATVRLFQENTPSVVYITNLAVKQDAFTLDVLEVPQGSGSGFVWDREGHIVTNYHVIRGASDLRVTLADQSTFDAKVVGFDQDKDVAVLRVDAPKDKLRPIPVGVSADLLVGQKVYAIGNPFGLDHTLTTGVISGLRREISSAATGRPIQDVIQTDAAINPGNSGGPLLDSSGNLIGINTAIYSPSGASSGVGFSIPVDTVNGIVDQLVKFGKVTRPILGIKFAPDQSVEQLGVSGVLVLDAPANGPAGKAGLLSTKRDSYGRLILGDIITSVNGKKVTNGSDLYRILDQCNVGDKVIVEVLRGDHKEKIPVVLEPKADES from the exons atggcCACAACTTCTTCCTCTTCACTCATTTCCACATTCTTCTTCCATTCTTCTTCCTCATTTTCACGTTCCACAATCACCAAACCAAAATCACTTCAATTCCATAAACCAACTCACTTAATTTCCCATCCTACCCTTTTCCTCCTTCAACCACCTTCTCAAACCCCATCATCACTTCCAAAACTCACTATACCCAAAACTTGTTTTGATTCTCTTCTCATTTTCTGCACTTCACTTGCACTTTCTTTTACTCTCTTCATTTCTAATCCTGATTCAGCTTCTGCTTTTGTTGTTACCACTCCAAGGAAGTTGCAATCTGATGAACTTGCTACTGTTCGTCTCTTCCAAGAGAATACTCCCTCTGTTGTTTATATAACCAACCTTGCTGTCAA GCAGGATGCATTTACATTGGATGTGTTGGAGGTTCCTCAAGGATCTGGATCAGGTTTTGTTTGGGATAGGGAAGGTCATATAGTCACCAATTATCACGTTATCAGGGGTGCTTCTGATCTCAG GGTCACTCTTGCTGACCAATCAACATTCGACGCGAAAGTTGTTGGTTTTGATCAAGACAAGGATGTTGCTGTGCTGCGTGTCGATGCGCCTAAAGACAAGCTCAGGCCTATACCTGTTGGGGTCTCTGCCGACTTGCTTGTTGGTCAAAAAGTGTATGCTATTGGGAACCCG TTTGGACTTGACCACACTCTTACAACTGGAGTCATCAG TGGACTTCGGCGAGAAATTAGTTCGGCTGCAACTGGTCGTCCTATTCAAGATGTTATACAGACTGATGCAGCAATTAATCCTGGTAACAGTGGAGGTCCGCTCCTAGATAGTTCCGGAAACCTCATCGGAATAAATACAGCTATATACTCCCCATCCGGTGCATCCTCCGGTGTTGGATTCTCTATTCCTGTGGATACT GTAAATGGCATTGTTGATCAATTGGTGAAGTTTGGTAAAGTTACTAGACCTATCTTAGGGATCAAGTTTGCTCCAGATCAATCTGTAGAGCAATTAGGGGTAAGTGGAGTGCTTGTCTTGGATGCTCCTGCCAATGGTCCAGCTGGGAAAGCA GGCTTACTATCGACAAAGCGCGATTCCTACGGTAGACTCATTTTAGGTGACATCATAACATCTGTGAATGGTAAGAAGGTTACCAATGGAAGTGATTTGTACAGAATTCTTGACCAGTGTAATGTTGGTGATAAG GTGATTGTGGAGGTGTTGCGAGGCGACCACAAAGAAAAGATCCCCGTCGTTCTCGAGCCAAAGGCGGACGAATCATGA
- the LOC101500159 gene encoding uncharacterized protein codes for MWKWFRKEAEAPPPVVLVPPLFDFPPLAARNRMLESSYDVVFGKLALKCLFNDYFQQPKHFITRIMLKPIDDPHVDLIATVSGPLDQKPEESITGNASFRWQSDLNDPHTFMDLFVSTSDPVLQMRSCAYYPRYGFGAFGVFPLLSKKRESPQDYGMMGLRYGSGNLSFGVTLMPFSMKDELPKSAWLVSKIGRVMAGVQYEPHHGNAKLSNLMNWSCAMGYGVGSGSPLSPSFNFSLELVKSSQFVASFYQHMVVQRRVKNPLEENTVVGITNYIDFGFELQTSVDDAIATNNISDSTFQIGASWQANKNFLVKAKVGPRSSTMALAFKSWWKPSFTFSVSATRDRADGNVQYGFGVQSESLREASYQRADPNFVMLTQSKEHLAEGIVWQTGKRPMLQSDINAGHFEGLPRELRPLDKIL; via the exons ATGTGGAAGTGGTTTCGGAAAGAAGCAGAAGCACCACCGCCGGTGGTTCTCGTACCGCCGCTCTTCGATTTCCCTCCGCTCGCCGCGCGCAACAGAATGCTTGAATCATCATACGACGTCGTTTTCGGGAAACTCGCGTTAAAGTGTCTCTTCAACGATTACTTTCAACAACCGAAGCATTTCATCACTAGAATCATGCTCAAGCCAATCGATGATCCTCACGTCGATCTCATTGCAACA GTTTCAGGTCCTCTCGATCAAAAGCCCGAAGAAAGCATCACTGGAAATGCTTCCTTTCGCTGGCAAAG TGACTTAAATGATCCTCATACATTCATGGACCTTTTTGTATCGACGTCTGATCC GGTTTTGCAGATGAGATCGTGTGCTTACTATCCTAGATATGGATTTGGGGCCTTCGGAGTGTTTCCTTTACTGTCGAAGAAAAG AGAATCCCCCCAAGATTACGGCATGATGGGATTGAGATATGGTTCTGGAAATCTATCATTTGGAGTCACACTTATGCCTTTTTCCA TGAAAGATGAATTACCAAAAAGCGCATGGTTGGTGAGCAAGATAGGAAGGGTGATGGCTGGGGTGCAGTATGAGCCACACC ATGGAAATGCAAAGCTTTCAAATTTGATGAACTGGAGTTGTGCCATGGGTTACGGTGTGGGATCAGGCAGTCCTTTGAGCCCGTCTTTCAATTTCAGTCTCGAGCTTGTCAAAAGCTCCCAG TTTGTTGCGTCATTCTATCAGCATATGGTTGTTCAAAGACGG GTGAAAAACCCCCTTGAAGAGAATACTGTTGTTGGAATTACAAACTACATTGACTTTGGGTTTGAGTTACAAACGAG TGTTGATGATGCGATAGCAACAAATAATATATCAGACTCCACTTTTCAAATAGGCGCATCCTGGCAAGCCAATAAGAATTTCTTGGTGAAG GCAAAAGTTGGACCTCGTAGCTCAACAATGGCTCTTGCATTCAAGTCATGGTGGAAACCGTCTTTCACTTTCAGTGTTTCAG CCACCAGAGATCGTGCAGATGGTAACGTGCAATACGGATTTGGCGTCCAAAGTGAAAGTCTCAGAGAAGCCAG TTATCAAAGAGCTGATCCCAATTTCGTAATGCTCACACAAAGCAAGGAGCACCTAGCTGAGGGCATTGTTTGGCAAACAGGAAAACGGCCTATGCTACAATCTGACATAAATGCAGGACATTTTGAGGGCTTACCCAGAGAATTAAGACCTCTTGACAAAATTTTGTAA
- the LOC101500480 gene encoding L-aspartate oxidase 2-a, chloroplastic, protein MATCIPAGTLYYKVKNCKRQSCRRTAWVSDMPIKRYLQKDVSWSKGVSKAMQIHRCEFSVPPLCKNRNLFKVTSSCKKEGPTKYFDFAVIGSGIAGLRYALEVAKYGSVAVITKAEPHECNTNYAQGGVSAVLCPSDSVESHMKDTIVAGAYLCDEESVRVVCTEGPERVRELIAMGASFDHGEDGNLHLMREGGHSHNRIVHAADMTGKEIERALLKEVINNPNIFVFQHHFAIDLLTCQDGSDITCLGVDTLNTETLEVVRFISKATLLASGGAGHIYPKTTNPLVATGDGIAMAHRAQAVISNMEFVQFHPTALADEGLPIKPTEPRDNAFLISEAVRGDGGILYNLAMERFMPLYDERAELAPRDVVARSIDDQLKKRDEKYVLLDISHKPKNEVLSHFPNIASTCLQYGLDITCHPIPVVPAAHYMCGGVHSGLQGETNVKGLHVAGEVACTGLHGANRLASNSLLEGLVFARRAVQPSVDQTKNSTLDLTTLNLWPRPIVPFSLGSNARDKILSATKELRKELQSVMWYYVGIVRSTMRLETAERKICNLEAKWEEYLFKHGWKPTMVVAEICEMRNLFCCAKLVISSALSRRESRGLHYTVDFPHLEESERFPTIIFPSSSVNSSWSSRQLHKQPMYQ, encoded by the exons ATGGCAACTTGTATACCCGCCGGCACGCTGTATTACAAAGTGAAAAACTGCAAGAGACAAAGCTGTAGAAGAACTGCATGGGTTTCTGATATGCCTATCAAGAGATACTTACAAAAGGATGTTTCATG GTCTAAAGGAGTATCCAAGGCAATGCAGATACACAGATGTGAGTTTTCTGTACCTCCACTTTGTAAGAATCGAAATCTTTTCAAAGTCACTTCATCGTGCAAAAAAGAAGGTCCAACAAAATACTTTGACTTTGCCGTCATTGGGAGTGGAATTGCTGGCCTTCGATATGCGCTCGAAGTTGCAAAATATGGATCTGTTGCAGTGATAACAAAGGCTGAGCCTCATGAATGCAACACAAATTATGCTCAAGGTGGTGTAAGTGCTGTGCTATGCCCTTCAGATTCTGTGGAGAGTCACATGAAGGACACCATTGTTGCTGGTGCTTATCTTTGCGACGAGGAGAGTGTTCGA GTTGTATGTACCGAAGGACCCGAGAGAGTCAGAGAACTAATTGCTATGGGTGCATCGTTTGATCACGGCGAAGATGGTAACTTGCATCTAATGAGGGAGGGGGGTCATTCACATAATAGAATTGTCCATGCTGCTGATATGACCGGAAAAGAGATCGAACGAGCTCTATTGAAGGAAGTTATCAACAATCCtaatatttttgtgtttcaACACCATTTTGCTATAGATCTTCTCACTTGTCAG GATGGATCTGATATAACTTGTCTTGGTGTTGACACACTTAATACTGAAACCCTAGAG GTGGTAAGATTTATTTCAAAGGCGACTTTACTAGCGTCAGGGGGAGCCGGACATATTTATCCTAAAACTACAAATCCATTG GTAGCCACCGGAGATGGAATTGCGATGGCACACCGAGCTCAAGCTGTGATTTCCAACATGGA GTTCGTGCAGTTCCATCCGACTGCCTTAGCTGATGAAGGACTTCCTATTAAACCAACAGAGCCTAGAGATAATGCATTTCTGATATCCGAAGCTGTAAGGGGTGATGGAGGCATACTTTATAATTTAGCCATGGAAAGGTTCATGCCTTTGTATGATGAGAGAGCAGAGCTTGCTCCTAGGGACGTAGTGGCAAGAAGCATAGACGACCAACTCAAAAAGCGCGACGAAAAGTACGTGCTCCTTGACATTAGCCACAAGCCGAAGAACGAAGTTCTCTCCCACTTTCCCAACATTGCTTCGACGTGTCTTCAATATGGTTTAGACATAACTTGTCATCCAATCCCAGTTGTTCCGGCTGCTCATTACATGTGTGGAGGTGTTCACTCCGGGCTACAAGGAGAAACGAACGTGAAAGGCTTGCATGTAGCTGGTGAAGTAGCATGCACAGGTTTGCATGGAGCAAACAGACTAGCTAGCAACTCATTGCTCGAGGGACTTGTTTTCGCGCGAAGAGCTGTCCAGCCATCAGTCGATCAAACGAAGAATTCTACCCTTGACCTGACTACATTAAATTTGTGGCCGAGACCTATCGTGCCATTTTCGCTTGGAAGTAATGCCAGAGACAAAATTTTATCTGCAACAAAAGAACTAAGGAAAGAACTACAATCTGTCATGTGGTACTATGTAGGAATTGTGAGATCAACAATGAGGTTAGAAACTGCTGAGAGAAAAATTTGCAATCTCGAGGCGAAATGGGAAGAGTACTTGTTTAAGCATGGATGGAAACCAACAATGGTTGTGGCTGAGATTTGTGAAATGAGAAACCTGTTTTGTTGTGCTAAGTTGGTAATTAGCAGTGCGCTTTCGAGGCGTGAGAGCCGCGGTTTACATTACACTGTTGATTTTCCTCATCTTGAGGAAAGTGAGAGATTTCCAACAATCATTTTTCCAAGTTCATCTGTTAACAGTTCATGGAGTTCTAGACAATTACATAAGCAGCCTATGTATCAATAA
- the LOC101501123 gene encoding GDSL esterase/lipase At3g27950: MNSTRLIYILSFFNLFLSYTLIQVLSENVYNSKKCVYPAIYNFGDSNSDTGAVYATFTGVRPPNGMTFFGSLSGRASDGRLIIDFISEELKLPYLSAYLNSVGSNYRHGANFAVGGASIRPGGYSPINLGLQVSQFILFKSHTNTLFNQLSDNRTEPPLRSGLPRNEDFSKALYTIDIGQNDLAIGLQHTSEEEVKSSIPEILNQFSQAVKQLYNEGARVFWIHNTGPIGCLPYDYIYYQHKKGNLDGNGCVKPHNELAQEYNKQLKDQVFELRRKFPLAKFTYVDVYTVKYKLISNAKSQGFVSPLEFCCGSYYGYHIDCGKKAIINGTVYGNPCKNPSQHISWDGIHYSQAANQWIAKQILYGSFSDPPVSIENAC, from the exons ATGAATTCCACAAGACTAATTTATATACTtagttttttcaatttatttttatcatatacaTTGATTCAAGTCTTGAGTGAGAATGTATATAACTCTAAGAAATGTGTGTACCCTGCAATTTACAACTTTGGTGATTCAAATTCAGATACTGGAGCTGTATATGCAACATTCACAGGTGTTAGGCCTCCAAATGGTATGACCTTCTTTGGAAGCCTCTCTGGAAGAGCTTCTGATGGTCGTCTCATCATAGATTTTATCA GTGAAGAATTGAAGCTACCATATCTAAGTGCATATTTGAACTCAGTTGGATCAAACTACAGACATGGTGCAAACTTTGCGGTAGGAGGCGCATCGATTCGTCCCGGCGGTTATAGTCCAATCAATCTTGGTCTTCAAGTATCTCAGTTCATTTTGTTCAAATCACACACTAACACTCTCTTCAATCAACTCTCTGACAACA GGACAGAACCACCTTTAAGAAGTGGTCTTCCAAGGAATGAGGATTTCTCTAAGGCCCTTTACACCATTGATATTGGACAAAATGATCTTGCCATTGGTTTGCAGCACACTTCAGAGGAAGAAGTTAAAAGTTCAATTCCTGAAATCTTGAACCAATTCTCCCAAGCAGTGAAG CAACTATACAATGAAGGGGCAAGAGTGTTTTGGATACACAATACAGGTCCAATTGGATGCTTGCCATATGATTACATATATTATCAACACAAGAAGGGTAATTTGGATGGCAATGGTTGTGTTAAACCTCACAATGAACTTGCTCAAGAATATAACAAGCAATTAAAGGATCAAGTGTTTGAACTAAGGAGAAAGTTTCCATTAGCCAAATTTACATATGTTGATGTGTACACAgtaaaatataaacttattaGCAATGCAAAGAGCCAAG GTTTTGTAAGTCCATTGGAGTTTTGTTGTGGTAGTTACTATGGTTACCACATAGATTGTGGGAAAAAAGCCATAATAAATGGAACAGTTTATGGCAATCCATGTAAAAATCCTTCACAACATATAAGTTGGGATGGTATACATTATTCCCAAGCAGCAAATCAATGGATTGCTAAACAAATTCTCTATGGATCATTCTCTGATCCACCAGTTTCAATTGAGAACGCATGTTAG